The genomic window TCCTCATGGCAATGCCCCTAAACTTCACGAAAATTACATCAAATGTGCTTCCGGAGTGAATGCTGCCTTGCCACATGCTGGCTGGTACATATATATTTGAGATTAGGGCTTTGGTCTGAGACAAAGCAATGGGCTTTGGTACAGGGGTCTGAGGTcagggaggctttaaaaaggatgaaaggaggcaaggcaatgggccctgattgtatccccattgaggtgtggagaggCCTCGGAGACATAGTGATAGTATGGCTaactaagcttttcaacctcatttttcaggcaaacaagatgccagaagaatggagctGGAGTATATTAGTGCGAATCTTCAAAAACAGAGATCTCTCTCAAaaacaagggggatgttcaaagttgtactaattaccgcgGAATTAAGCTCATGAGCCATATAATGGAACTAtgagagagagtcattgagcaccgcttaagaagaatgacaagcttgaccaaaaatcagtttggtttcatgccttgggatgtcgaccatggaagccattttctggGTATGCCAACTTATGGAGGGATATATGGAGCAAAAGgacctgcatatggtgttcattgacttgaagaaggcctatgataagataccgctcaatgtcatgtggtgggccttggagaaacacaagctcccaacaaagtacattgccctcatcaaggacatgtacgataatgctgtgagaagtgttcgaacaagtgatagCGGCACTGATGACTTCCTGATTTAAATAGGACTGCAccaagggtcagctttgagccATTATCTTTTGCttgtgatggatgaggtcacaagggatatacaaggagatatcccatggtgtatgctctctGTGGATGATGTCAGTGCTAGTCgatgatagtcggacgggggttaatagaaagttagagctatggagacaaaccttggaattggttttaggcttagtagaactaaaaccgagtacatgatgtgcggttttagTACTACTAGGCACAAGcaagaggaggttagccttgatgggcaggtggtacctcagaaggacacctttcaacatttggggtcaatgttgcagaagGATGGTGATATTGACGAAGATGTGAGCCATCAAATCAAAGCAGGATGGATGAAGTGGTGCCAAGCTTCTTGCGTTCTCTGTGGCAAGAGTGCACAAAAGTTAAAAGGCAGGTTCTATAGAACGGcgattcgacccgcaatgttgtattgtgctgagtgttggccgactaaaaggcgacattttcaacagttaggtgtagtggagatgcgcatgttgagatggatgtgtggccacacaaagAAGGATCAGGTCCGGAATAATGATATACGTGACACAGTTGGGGTAGCACCGTTGAAGAGAAGCTTGCGTCTGAGAttgtttgggcatattcagcgcagaccTCCAAAAGCTCCactgcatagcggacggctaaaacctgttgataatgtcaagagaggttggggtagaccaaacttgacatgggagggatccgtaaagagagatctgaacGCTATGgacagaaccatgagttggttgcgagatcttatgggtttcagctctagcccaccccaacttgtttgggactaaagcctttgttattgttgttgttgtattaGGGCTTTGGTCTGAAATTTGATGAATAAACAGTTCAACCACAGTCTTACGTTGCATTGATGGGTGTGGGATGATAGATTGGTGGACAGTGGTGGGGAcaggagggggaagggaaggatctaAATGGTTACAAGCAAGGTCCAATGGACATCGATCCAACCAGGCTGGGTTCAAACCATTCCAGGTCAGTGTGTGACGAGGCAGCATCATCTTGGTCATTTTGCCACATCAGATATGAATCAGTGTGCCCGCAGGTCAGAATCACTGTCAACTGGGCTGCAAGGCAAGATTCGGGGTGAGCTCCTATAAACGACCACCCCAATAGTTGTGGTTAAGTGATTTCTTCCCTAAAAGTTCAGTTTTCTAAAAACTTTGTCCCAACAGATGCGGTTCCTTGATATTTATACTACATATTTCAATTCGAACTTCTTCAGCATTGTGCACTGCATATTGGAACCAAGTAGGCACATACATTCTACACCCCTATTTCCTTCAAGACACGATAGCAGTAATTTAACCAAGTATATCATCATGAACATTAAGATCATCCTATGTCTGCAGGCAGCCAGTCATTGTTGCAGGGCCACAGGCCTAAGATTCTTTATCAAAGTATCCAACCATCTCTAAGATAGCGAATCACTATTTGTTCACAACATGTAAAATTCTAAAGATAGTGACTACGGGGTACAAACTACAAAAGGACTTGGCAATGAAATTAGATTCCCACATGAGTACCAAGTCTTGGCACATTGGTATACCTAAAACTCCACAAAATATCCATGTTTTCAGTTCTCATGCCCATTGACAACAGCTACTTCATACAAAACAACAGGCAATATGCAGCTGAAATATGTCCTGTCACCACTTGCAGGATGTTCTTACTTCTTAGTGCCCTTATTGAAGTTTCAATTTGAACTGCCTACCATCATTTATGATCGATTGATTATGAACAAAACCACCATCTTTGAGCCTATGTCTTTCATTGATCAGTTAACAAATAGGTCATGTCATAGCTAACAAATAGAAAATCTGCTTTACTCAATTCTATCAGACAGAATCAATCTAAAGGATGTTGCCAACAAAGCATCTACACATATGACACCAGGTCACCAGCTCTGCCAACTGAATTAGTAAAATCACGATTCTTCATATGGATTTCACATTTCAATGCCGCGCCCAAATTGGTCAACCTAATAACCAGTTTTATATTGCGCAGCAAATTAGATTCCTACTAAAACTGAAGCACTGACTTTACCGTACAAGCTCCTGTGTTAACAAAATTACAAACAATCAAATTCGCACGCATTGAGAAGAAATAACTCACTGGAAGATGCGTCCCTGGTACTCGCCACCGCCCTTCGtcgccgcggccaccgccaccgccccagACGCGGCCGTCTTCGACCGAAGGCAAACGGAATGGATCCCCACGGCGTCGGGGTACAATCCACACAGGAACTGCAGCGACTTGCTGCTCTCCGGCCTGGAGATGTCGACGTGGAGGAAGAGCTGGCTGATTGACCCGCTCACCCCGCCTGCGCCGTCGGAGCCGTCGGAATCAGAGTCGGCACCGGGGGGCATGATGTTGGAGAGCCTGGCGACGGAGATGGAGatctcctcgccggcctcgccgtAGCTGCGGCGGAGCACGGGACCCGAGGTCTGGTCCAGGGCGCCCTTGACGATGGTGTAGGGCTTGGGCGGGCTGATCTTGGGCGGGGGCGTCATTTTGGAGACCTCGAGGTAGTGCTCCTTGAGGGAGCGGAGGAGGATGGAGTTCACGGCCGAGGAGGACGCGACTGCGGTGGCCGCGGCGGAGGAGCGTGGCCGTGGTGAGTTGGAGAGGgcgcggcggagggggcggcgcggcggagcaTCCTGGCGAGGCGGAGAGAAGGGTTTAGGGGTTACACTACGGATGGGGAATTATGCGGTTTGTTTGTCTGTTTATTTTCGTCCAGAGGAAATTACGGCTGCTAATGGCACGTGGGCCGAATGGTACTCTCCCCGATTCTTTTTATAGCCTGGATATAAGTTTTgtttgaagtcaatgtacctctgaTTTGACTCAAGTTATAGAAAAAAGCATCAACAGTCATAATACCAAATCTGGATTCACTCTGGAATGTAGTCGATATAAGTTTTGTTGAAGTCAATGTACCTTCAATTTGACTAAAGTTATAGAAAAAGCATCAACAGTTACAATACCAAATCTGGATTCACTCTGGAATGTAGTTCATattatatatatttggtattgtaatttttgttattttttaatttaaatttggtcaaattttatcatgtttgacttgacacaaatcttatatgcggagtaaaaaacgAAGTGAGTACAGTTTGTTGTCTTTCTCATTAATCATGCTTTCTCATTCGAGTCAGAATCGTAATTCTTCTAAAAAGCAAAAAAAGTTAGAATCATAATGTTTTTTTAGACAAAATCATAATGGTTTATCAGATACACCTAGCTGATTTTCATACCTAGACTGAAAACATAGAAGGATTAGAAGATCAAAATACCTAAAGACGGTTGACGCTCTATGGGGAAGGATCAATCACGGCGACGCTTCTTCGGCTCGCTCTAATCCTTGTAGTCGTTGATACGTGGAATATAATCTCTGTCATTTCTTTTGTTCTTTTGTACTGCATTGACAGTTGGTAAATAGGTTGTACGTTTTTTTGAAAGAAAATAATTAAAGACggtaaaaataaaaatatttagtAACACAATAAATTATCCCAAATGATAACGCCACACGTGTGATATGAAGCAACATGGCCCAAACGCCTTCATTATCATTCATTTTGCCACGTCAAAATAGATGACAGCAGcgggaatctttttggtttttggcttaaaaatgttttatcttctaattaaaaaatccaattaaaaattctttttcatcccatgttgatatgttttgacatTTTTTtaccaaaagttgccatgatgtttacactgtagttgccatagtctttacactaaagttgccatgtggcaatttagtttatagatcatggcaattttagtattttgaccatggcaatttcagtactttgaccatgaaaattattttttgtatgaaccatgacaATTTTAAGTGCGTGTATTATGACAATTTTAGTTTATGATTCATGGCAAGTTAGTTTTAATTCCCTATTTTATAATATGCAAAATTTACTTTTAAaggtagaagaaaaaatagttaagacatatcatggcaacttttaaccctccaaaaaatgttgtcgaaatatattgatatgagatctattTTCGAAGATCTCATTGTGATGGATTtgatggtgaaaacggatcttcaatcggatttttacTTAAGAGATGAAACATTTTAAAAACTagaaatccaaaaagattcccacatgcatgcatgcggtgatgtGATGCAATCTGTGTGTTGCAGGACGTGTAGGCGGGTGTTGCTtaacccgggcatgggcagcccggcccgaaaaaCCTGGGTCGGGCTTgacattcgggccgggctcgggctttgttttgcagcccgaaagataGTTCGGTCCGGGCTCGGGCTTCAATTTTTCTGTATTTCGGGCCAGGCTTGCACGTGCGCGTACTAAAAAATAGCATTTGGGCCGGGttttcgggcttcgggcttgatttCGGGTCGGGCTCGGGCTTGAAATTAGGGATCGGGCTTCGGGCCaggctcgggcttgagaaatgaaggtcgggcttttacaagcccggcccgaaactgggcccggcccgacgtttgcccgAGTTTAGGTGTTGCTCCCACCACACATGTGGACGTTATCAGCGTCCTAAATTATTTGCACAACAAAGAAGTAATATTTTCATTAGAAAATATCAAAAAGGAGATTAGCAGTACAAAAAAACAGTTTGCACAAAACAAAGAAAAGTGCAAAAAAAGTTTCTAAAATCAAGTTAAcagtttttttagcatcagtacagacacaagcgctcatatacacgcgcatacactcacccctatgaacacacacacgcacaccctacccctatgagcacctctgagagactgagtcggcatatcatcttgagatttacgaagccaccgtaggcgcctcgtcatcgatgggaacatcttctcccaccgaaagagcatcgccgtaaatcctgaaataaatccaggaataatgcgagcaccaggatttaaactctgttgggttggggataccattgtccacctaaccatctcaatcACAGGTTGATTCGCAAATCAAATTAACAGTTGAAACATATTGAGCAATACAAAAATAAGTTGTACACTATAATACACGGGTTGCACAGTTTGAAAATGCAACATGTACATACTTAAagttaaataaaaataattaaaaaaactcAAAATGTATGACTGGAAGaaccaaataaaaaaattgccCATAACAAATACACGCGATCACATTTAAAGAAACATGAAATTAGTTTAGATAAAAAGAAATGgttaattttgcaaaaaaaaagtatACAATCGACTTATTGCACCAAAGAACAATGAATCAACTAAAGCGTATTCATGCAAAGAAAAAACTAAAGTGTAACAATTATCTGCTGcccccttcgtcccaaaataagtgtcttaattttgtaataactctagtacaaagttgtattaaGCAACATTACAAACTGAGGAACCCCTAGCGCTCCTCCCCTAGCGCGTCGGCCGCCTCCCGGCCCGGCCTTCCCCTCCCTCCCAGCGGCCACCACTCCGGTGCCGGCGGCCACCGCCCCCGCCCGATGGCCTCTCGGGTGTCcctctccgcctcctcctcctcgtcaggaTCCTCCCTCCCGCcccgtgttgggtaacgtagtaatttcaaaaaaaaatcctacgcacacgcaagatcatggtgatgcatagcaacgagaggggagagtgttgtccacataccctcgtagaccgaaagcggaagcgttagcacaacgcggttgatgtagtcgtacgtcttcacggctcgaccgatcaagcaccgaaagcacggcacctccgagttcttgaacacgttcagctcaatgacgtccctcgaactccgatccagccgagtgtcgagggagagttccgtcagcacgacggtgtggtgatgatgatgatgttctaccgacgcagggcttcgcctaagcaccgctacgatattatcgaggaggactatggtggaggggggcaccgcacacggctaaaagatcaatgatcaattgttgtgtctatggggtgccctcctcctccatatataaaggggggaggaggagagggtcggccaaggggagaggggcgcccaaggggggcaatcctactccaagtaggtttgccccctcctttcctattccaagtaggagaagggggaaggaggaggtggagagaaggaaggagaagggggcccgccgcccccttcccttcccaaatcggattggggcaaggggggccgcgcgccacctcgtggctccctctctcctttccactaaggcccataaggcccaatagcttcccagggggggggggtctggtaaccccggtactccggtatatgcccgaaaccttccggaaccattccggtgttcgaacatagtcgtccaatatatcaatcttcatgcctcgaccatttcgagactcctcatcatgtccgtgatcacatccgggactccgaacaaccttcggtacatcaaaacacataagctcataatataactgtcatctaactttaagcgtgcggaccctacgggtttgagaactatgtagacatgaccgagacacgcctccggtcaataaccaatagcagaacctggatgctcatattggctcctacatattctacgaagatctttatcggtcagaccgcataacaacatacgttgttccctttgtcatcggtatgttacttgcccgagattcgatcatcgatatctcaatacctagttcaatctcgttaacggcaagtctctttactcgttacgtaatgcatcatcccgtaactaactcattagctacattgcttgcaaggcttatagtgatgtgcattaccgacagggcctagagatacctctccgacaatcggagtgataaatcctaatctcgaaatacgtcaactcaacaagtacctttggagacacatgtagaacacctttataatcacccagttatgttgtgacgtttggtagcacacaaagtgttcctccggtaagcgggagttatataatctcatagtcataggaacatgtataagtcatgaagaaagcaatagcaacatactaaacgatcaagtgctaagctaacggaatgggtcaagtcaatcacatcactctcctaatgatgtgatctcgttaatcaaataataactcatgtctatggttaggaaacttaaccatctttgattcatgagctagtcaagtagaggcatactagtgacactatgtttgtctaagtactcacacatgtattatgtttccgggtaatacaattctagtatgaataataaacatttatcatgatatgaggaaataaataataactttattattgcctctggggcatatttccttcacccccgcCCGGCAGCCGCTCCGCTCGGTCGTCGTCGGCCCTGAGGTGCTCGGCACTGCCTTCGGCCCGATCCTCCAGGGTGGATCCGGCGGTCGTGCCTCCCCCCTTTGCTGCCGGCGGCCCCGGCATGGCAGACCAAGGTCTCTCGCCGCCCTGGTTCCCCTCCTCGTCGCCTGGCTTCGCGTCGTTGCCTCTCGCCCACTCTCCCCACCAGCAGGCCGCCGCAGACCCGCATTCCCTCTGCCCTGCATGGTTGCTGCTACAATTGCGGGGACGACTGCCACATCTCCCCCGACTGCCCAATGAGACCCTGTGTGTTTGCTGTGGTGGATCCGGCCACATCGCCAGTGAGTGTCACATGTGGGGGAGCGTTtccctgccgggggggggggggctgcctcgGGGGCCGCCGGTGCCCCGCCCTGCTGCCGCGGTGCCTGCGCCTGCGCCTCGTCTCCCGGGCAGGGTGGGGGCGTGCCGGCTGCGCCCCCAGCCAAGTGGATGTTTCCTCCCCTGCAGTCGCCCCGTGCTCTCGGTCCGTGATCTCTGGCGTCGCTGCCGCCACCGTCGCCGGGCCCCCCACCGGCGGGGGCGATCCGCCTGGTGAGCCACTGGCGTCCGCAGGAGCGGGTGGAGTCTGTTGGCAGTGTGCGCGGACCAGACTTTTCATTGCCGTTCATTGGCGCTAGCAGTGGCGTAAACAGGCGGCCCTTCCCGCAGGTTGTTGCTGTGTCTGCCGTAGTGGAGGATGATCGATGCTTCCTGGAGGACTCCTACGACCTGCGGCAAATGGAGGCTAACCTGGCCCTGGTGGTAGTCGTCACGGTCACCGGCACGAGGCCGGCTGTGGACTTGGCCGAGGCGGTTGCCACGCTGCATGACGAGTTTGGCATTAGCCCGAATGACATGTCCATCCGGCCCTTCTTCCCGGAGGACTTTCTGGTGATCTACGAGCACCCAATCATTCGCTGGCTCATGGTCGACCACCGGTGCGCCGCTGCCCACGGTTCGACGGGCAGCTTCGAGCTTTCGCTTCGGCCTTGGCTCCGGCAGGGCCAGGCAACTGGCGCCCACCTGCCAGTCTTGGTGCCGCTCAAGCTCGTCGGCGTTCCGGCTCATGCGTGGACTAGGAAGACTGCTGAGGTGCTCCTGAGGGGCTGCGGTTTTGTGGAGCAGATCGTGGAGCACACTGCTAGGCGCTTCGACATGTCGGCGTTCCACGTCTGGCTACGCACTGATGATCCGGAGAGGATCTCGTCCCGGCGTAGATTGTTCATCAAGGAGCCAGCGCGTGGCCACCACGGCCTCGTCTCTGACACCCCTACGGCGTTCTGGTATCCCATCTCCATTTCTCAGCTCGCGCCGCCGGTCTGGTTGGACGCGCCTGGCGATGcggggccgccgccgccttcgccgccctcAGAGGGAAATGGCTCGGACGGCTCTTTCGCGGGTGGTGGCCCTGGCCGTGGCCTGTCGGCACGGCATGGGGCGGTTCGGCGGTCAGTGGGCGAGGAGTGTGGAGGCTCGGATGCATCGTCGGTGGCTTCGGCCCCTCCGGCGAGGGGGGCGGTGACTCAGGCGGCCGTGGCCATGCCCGCGGAGGCGTCGTGTTTGGCCCCTATGGGCCCCCTCCCGTTGGACCTGCCTGACGTCGGAGATGAGGAGACAGGACAGCGCAGGGCAGAGCTGACAGTGGTTGGTTAGGTGGATCTTTTGACCGGGCAGACCGGGTGGACCGGGTCTTTGGCGGTCGCCCAGATGGTGGACAGGCAGACTCTAGAGAGTTTCACCTCGTGCGTTGCTGGTTTGGGTGGCCAGCAATCGGGGCCGTGTGCTGGGGCCCGGGAGTCAGCGTCGCCGCCATCTGTGGGCATGATGCCCGTGGGTTTGGCGCGGTCTCGGTTTTCAAGAGGCTCGGCCTTGGTTGTGTGTGGGGGCCCACCCCCCATGCTGGTTGGGTCCATGGTTCCGCCCTTGTCTGGCGCATGTGACAGCGCCCACCTACTGTCCCCGAGCCGCGGCAACCCGACCTCGTTGCTCGATTCGCTGGCTGATGATGGCCAATTGGATGAGGAGCTCTGCACACCCACCAATGCGACAATCCGTGGAAGGTAGGatcaggcttgggagctggtgcagaTCAGCCCTTCTGCGCATCAACAGGGAACCGCCACCTGCCCAGTTTGCAGTGGGGGCGAGCCATGCACGCCATGCAACCGCATGGACCCGTTGGTAGCGCTACGTGATGAGCTGGTGGCCGCCCCTTCCCCAATTCTTGCTAGGCCAGTTTTCAAAGAACCACCGGTGGCCAAAAGGCGTCCCAAGCAGAGGAGGCAACCGGTCTCGAATCCTAGGAGGAGTGTGAGGATCGCGCGCGGAGTTGGGCGGGGCTCGCAAGCTTCAAAGCAGCAAGGGGTGCTTATTAGGAAGCTTTGCTTGGCTAATGAAGGAGACCAAATTTCAGATGACATGCTGCATGCATACGCTCAGCTTTTCCAGCAGCCACTAAACGACGGGCACATCAAGGCCATTCTAGCTCTTTTTGGTTGGGAGCCT from Triticum aestivum cultivar Chinese Spring chromosome 3B, IWGSC CS RefSeq v2.1, whole genome shotgun sequence includes these protein-coding regions:
- the LOC123067598 gene encoding uncharacterized protein, which codes for MPGPPAAKGGGTTAGSTLEDRAEGSAEHLRADDDRAERLPGGVKLKSNQSVTPKPFSPPRQDAPPRRPLRRALSNSPRPRSSAAATAVASSSAVNSILLRSLKEHYLEVSKMTPPPKISPPKPYTIVKGALDQTSGPVLRRSYGEAGEEISISVARLSNIMPPGADSDSDGSDGAGGVSGSISQLFLHVDISRPESSKSLQFLCGLYPDAVGIHSVCLRSKTAASGAVAVAAATKGGGEYQGRIFQELDEKVRDAFHFYIEARGINEKLFPFLQAWLYVKDHRNLIRWFKSVGAVISEPKPE